One genomic window of Gemmatimonadota bacterium includes the following:
- a CDS encoding AAA family ATPase has product MIEGLLIGLLADGHVLLEGVPGLAKTLTVRSLAETIDATFQRVQFTPDLLPADVVGTMVYNQRSGEFTPKKGPIFANVVLADEINRAPPKVQSALLEAMQEHQVTIGGETFPLPAPFLVLATQNPIEHEGTYPLPEAQVDRFMLKIRVHYPDRQTEKEIMRRVAGREPVALELVATPADIFAARQEVAALYMDEKISDYVVSLVHATREPAAYGLPELAPLIEYGASPRASIYLAECARAHAFLRGRGYVLPDDVKAIGAHVLRHRIITSYEAEAEEVTADDVVTRIFEAVEVP; this is encoded by the coding sequence ATGATCGAGGGGCTGCTGATCGGGCTGCTCGCGGACGGCCATGTCCTGCTCGAGGGTGTGCCCGGTCTGGCCAAGACGCTCACGGTTCGCTCCCTGGCCGAGACCATAGACGCCACCTTCCAGCGCGTCCAGTTCACGCCGGACCTGCTCCCCGCCGACGTGGTGGGGACCATGGTTTACAACCAGCGAAGCGGCGAGTTCACGCCCAAGAAGGGTCCCATATTCGCCAACGTCGTGCTTGCAGACGAGATCAACCGCGCCCCGCCCAAGGTGCAGTCGGCGCTGCTGGAGGCCATGCAGGAGCACCAGGTCACGATTGGCGGGGAGACGTTTCCGCTGCCCGCGCCCTTCCTCGTGCTGGCTACGCAGAACCCCATCGAGCACGAGGGAACCTACCCCTTGCCCGAAGCCCAGGTGGACCGCTTCATGCTCAAGATCCGGGTCCATTATCCGGATCGCCAGACCGAGAAGGAGATCATGCGGCGCGTAGCCGGGCGTGAGCCAGTCGCGCTCGAGCTGGTGGCCACGCCCGCGGACATCTTCGCCGCGCGCCAGGAAGTGGCCGCCCTCTACATGGACGAGAAGATATCCGATTACGTGGTGAGTCTGGTGCACGCGACGCGCGAGCCCGCCGCCTACGGCCTCCCCGAGCTCGCGCCCCTGATCGAGTACGGCGCCTCGCCTCGAGCCAGCATCTACCTGGCAGAATGCGCCCGCGCCCACGCCTTCCTGCGCGGCCGCGGCTACGTGCTCCCGGACGACGTCAAGGCGATCGGCGCCCACGTGCTGCGCCACCGCATCATCACCAGCTATGAGGCCGAAGCCGAGGAGGTGACTGCGGACGACGTCGTCACGCGCATCTTCGAGGCCGTCGAGGTACCGTGA
- a CDS encoding DUF58 domain-containing protein, producing MAELLRQVRLIELRTRGLVTSVLSGEYQSVFKGQGMEFVEVREYQAGDDVRTIDWNVTARMAHPYVKKHVEERELTVLLAVDLSGSEQFGTRARFKAELAAEVAAVLALSAVRNNDRVGLLLFTDRIEHFVPPKKGRRHVLRLIRDVLAFHPAGRGTDLGAALDYAARLLPHRGIIFLLSDFVPPAPAHDASGASAYPAGLGSTPPPETPAEPPWQRSLRTVSRRHDLVAVTLLDPAEEKLPDAGLLLLRDPESFELVAADTGRAELRALYQELIAQEREELRRLFQRLGIDTIDLRTDAPYAGPLLAFFRRRERKLRR from the coding sequence GTGGCGGAGCTGCTCCGCCAGGTGCGGCTCATCGAGCTGCGCACCCGCGGGCTCGTCACTTCCGTGCTGAGCGGGGAATACCAGTCCGTGTTCAAGGGCCAGGGTATGGAGTTCGTCGAGGTCCGCGAATACCAGGCGGGCGACGATGTCCGCACCATCGACTGGAATGTGACGGCGCGCATGGCGCACCCGTATGTCAAGAAGCACGTCGAGGAGCGGGAGCTGACCGTTCTCCTGGCCGTCGACCTCTCGGGCTCCGAGCAGTTCGGCACGCGCGCTCGCTTCAAGGCCGAGCTTGCCGCCGAAGTCGCGGCCGTGCTGGCGCTGTCAGCCGTGCGCAACAATGACCGGGTCGGGCTCCTCCTCTTCACGGACCGCATCGAGCACTTCGTGCCGCCCAAGAAGGGACGCCGCCATGTGCTGCGCCTGATCCGGGATGTGCTGGCCTTCCACCCTGCCGGCAGGGGCACTGACCTGGGTGCGGCCCTCGACTACGCCGCGCGGCTGCTGCCGCACCGCGGCATCATTTTCCTGCTCAGCGATTTCGTGCCACCTGCCCCCGCGCATGACGCGAGCGGCGCTTCGGCATACCCCGCCGGCCTGGGCAGCACGCCGCCGCCCGAGACGCCGGCCGAGCCTCCCTGGCAACGGAGCCTGCGCACCGTGTCGCGGCGGCACGACCTGGTTGCCGTCACGCTGCTCGATCCCGCCGAAGAGAAGCTGCCGGATGCCGGGCTGCTGCTGTTGCGCGACCCGGAGAGCTTCGAGCTGGTCGCGGCCGACACGGGGCGCGCCGAGCTGCGCGCTCTCTACCAGGAGCTGATCGCTCAGGAGCGCGAGGAGCTGCGCCGCCTCTTCCAGCGGCTGGGCATCGATACCATCGACCTGCGCACCGACGCACCCTATGCGGGTCCGCTCCTCGCTTTCTTCCGCCGCCGTGAGCGGAAGTTGCGCCGATGA
- a CDS encoding VWA domain-containing protein produces MSIGFANPWALLLLLAIPAYLYYTRRRSRLALAFSRAATLGRIGQSVALWLARLPGWLRATSVGALIIALAAPRTGVSAVNVDAEGIAIILAVDISSSMLAEDFHPRNRLAVAKEKVHNFLRGRRYDRIGMVAFAGEALTQVPLTLDYDVLSRALEQLDVGVLEDGTAIGTAIATAANRLRRAPGKSRVIILMTDGENNRGEIDPLTAARAAAAFGVKIHTIGVGSEGVAPIPVARTIWGGYQYATLPVHIDEALLREIAGATGGEYFRATNEAALDSIYRRIDALEKTTVEVTRYMDYTPRHQPFLALAALLLLFEWALRASRWGSVP; encoded by the coding sequence ATGAGTATCGGCTTCGCCAACCCCTGGGCCCTGCTCCTGCTGCTCGCCATTCCGGCGTACCTGTACTACACGCGCCGCCGCTCCCGCCTGGCGCTTGCCTTCTCCCGCGCCGCCACCCTCGGACGCATCGGCCAAAGCGTCGCCCTGTGGTTGGCTCGCCTCCCCGGCTGGCTCCGCGCCACCAGCGTGGGAGCCCTCATCATCGCGCTGGCCGCGCCCAGAACCGGGGTGTCGGCAGTGAATGTCGACGCGGAAGGGATCGCCATCATCCTGGCAGTGGACATTTCGAGCTCCATGCTGGCCGAGGACTTCCACCCGCGCAACCGCCTGGCCGTCGCCAAGGAGAAGGTTCACAACTTCCTGCGCGGCCGGCGCTACGACCGCATCGGGATGGTTGCGTTTGCAGGCGAGGCGCTGACCCAGGTGCCGCTCACGCTCGACTACGACGTCCTCTCCCGAGCACTCGAGCAGCTCGATGTCGGGGTGCTCGAGGATGGCACCGCGATTGGCACTGCCATCGCCACCGCCGCGAACCGGCTGCGCCGCGCGCCCGGCAAATCCCGGGTCATCATCCTCATGACGGATGGCGAGAACAATCGGGGCGAGATCGACCCGCTCACCGCAGCGCGGGCGGCAGCCGCGTTCGGTGTCAAGATTCACACGATCGGCGTGGGCAGCGAGGGTGTCGCACCCATTCCCGTAGCCCGCACCATCTGGGGCGGCTACCAGTACGCCACGCTGCCAGTGCATATCGACGAAGCGCTGCTGCGTGAGATCGCCGGGGCCACGGGCGGCGAGTATTTCCGTGCCACCAACGAGGCGGCCTTGGACAGCATCTACCGTCGCATTGACGCGCTCGAGAAAACCACGGTCGAGGTCACGCGCTACATGGATTATACGCCCCGGCACCAGCCGTTCCTCGCGCTGGCCGCGCTCCTGCTACTCTTCGAATGGGCGCTGCGCGCCAGCCGCTGGGGGAGTGTGCCGTGA